In Myxococcus virescens, a single genomic region encodes these proteins:
- a CDS encoding ATP-binding protein, with product MTVPAELASAPSAPDTPELSVRMLRSVMLYYERTYGRDRLVRVWQREALPLTLAYVETLTNFVSVGFTERLFDVLDKDSGDPDFMTKAGRSIASPEAVGFLYYMMKALATPRSVYERALELDHTYNRVGGFHIDTLTDSRVQVRYVSRIRERDRNFCRARQGNLSAFPAIWNLPLAEVKELRCQVDGADCCEYDIRWQSLPPLAWRYIVGGMAGMVAGLVSGTLNLAPPIFAVTSLGMVGVAAGAWLDTRAALLRKDEKLSEQHQGLQTSLEDLQRRNEEIFAANKALEDRVAERTQELSEANTKLEASLTRQQELDRLKSEFFDNVSHELRTPLTLILLTLEALAKQAESLPSEVPPLVTNMERSAQRLLRLINNLLDLAQLESGKARLRYQPLELFGFLSTVVPPFHTMAERQGVTLRLEGATVTPVHVDHERIDIVFQNLLGNALKFTQKGGVTVRVREDDLEVHVEVEDTGQGIAPQDIPVIFDRFSQADNSGTRRFGGSGIGLALVKETLELHAGGISVTSELGQGSVFHVRLPKGTAHIREDLRERRQAVMPVRRERRISGAFPSLEPTGPDVLGASPPPARDHAGPGPESPRIMVVEDDPEIRSFLARLLAQHYRVMEAINGDDGRQRALRERPDLILSDVMMPVMSGLQMLTALRNDPQTVDIPVILLTARQEVTAKVEGLGTGANDYLGKPFSPNELLARIETQLRLREAAVRAAENERLAAIGLLTSGFAHEVRNPLNGLMNALLPLKDMLTSGTSDVELSKAMLEVVEECGQRIRHLAESLLSFTRTSESPVVLSLDSSLDSTLSVLAWKVPSGVKVERAYHCSEPIRGNPGALNQVWLNLLDNALRAVGDKGRVRISTANTAEEAIVTIDDDGVGIRPEDMERLFQPFFSTRAAGEGTGLGLALSRRIIIQHGGNIALSSAPGEGTQVEVRLPLRPVAPRVTGGLPDLASEPRVGRLG from the coding sequence TTGACCGTCCCCGCGGAACTGGCCTCCGCACCGTCAGCCCCCGACACACCCGAGCTGAGTGTCCGGATGCTGCGCAGCGTGATGTTGTACTACGAGCGGACCTACGGCCGGGACCGACTGGTGCGGGTGTGGCAGCGTGAGGCGCTGCCGCTGACGTTGGCGTACGTGGAGACGCTCACCAACTTCGTCTCCGTGGGGTTCACCGAGCGGCTCTTCGACGTGCTCGACAAGGACTCCGGTGATCCGGACTTCATGACGAAGGCGGGGCGCAGCATCGCCAGTCCGGAGGCGGTGGGCTTCCTCTATTACATGATGAAGGCGCTGGCCACGCCGCGCAGCGTCTACGAGCGCGCGCTGGAGCTGGACCACACGTACAACCGGGTGGGCGGCTTCCACATCGACACGCTCACCGACTCGCGGGTGCAGGTGCGCTACGTCAGCCGCATCCGCGAAAGAGATCGCAACTTCTGCCGCGCGCGCCAGGGCAACCTGTCCGCGTTCCCCGCCATCTGGAACCTGCCCCTGGCGGAGGTGAAGGAGCTGCGCTGCCAGGTGGATGGGGCGGACTGCTGCGAGTACGACATCCGCTGGCAGAGCCTGCCGCCCCTGGCGTGGCGCTACATCGTGGGCGGCATGGCGGGCATGGTGGCCGGCCTGGTGTCGGGCACGTTGAACCTGGCGCCCCCCATCTTCGCGGTCACCTCCCTGGGCATGGTGGGCGTGGCGGCGGGGGCGTGGCTGGACACGCGGGCGGCCCTGCTGCGCAAGGACGAGAAGCTGTCGGAGCAGCACCAGGGCCTGCAGACGTCCCTGGAGGACCTGCAGCGGCGCAACGAGGAGATCTTCGCCGCCAACAAGGCGCTCGAGGACCGCGTGGCCGAGCGGACGCAGGAGCTGTCCGAGGCCAATACGAAGCTGGAGGCGTCGCTCACGCGGCAGCAGGAGCTGGACCGCCTCAAGAGCGAGTTCTTCGACAACGTCAGCCACGAGCTGCGCACGCCGCTCACGCTCATCCTGCTGACGCTGGAGGCGCTGGCGAAGCAGGCGGAGTCGTTGCCATCGGAGGTGCCTCCGCTGGTGACGAACATGGAGCGCAGCGCGCAGCGCCTGCTGCGGCTCATCAACAACCTGCTGGACCTGGCGCAGCTGGAGTCGGGCAAGGCGCGGCTGCGCTACCAGCCGCTGGAGCTGTTCGGCTTCCTGAGCACGGTGGTGCCGCCGTTCCACACCATGGCGGAGCGGCAGGGCGTGACGCTGCGGCTGGAGGGCGCCACGGTGACGCCCGTCCACGTGGACCACGAGCGCATCGACATCGTCTTCCAGAACCTGCTCGGCAACGCGCTGAAGTTCACCCAGAAGGGTGGGGTGACGGTGCGCGTGCGCGAGGACGACTTGGAGGTGCACGTCGAGGTGGAGGACACCGGCCAGGGCATCGCCCCGCAGGACATTCCCGTCATCTTCGACCGCTTCTCCCAGGCGGATAACAGCGGCACCCGGCGCTTTGGTGGCTCGGGCATCGGCCTGGCGCTGGTGAAGGAGACGCTGGAGCTGCACGCCGGCGGCATCTCCGTGACGAGCGAGCTGGGGCAGGGCTCCGTCTTCCACGTGCGGCTGCCCAAGGGCACCGCGCACATCCGCGAGGACTTGCGCGAGCGCCGTCAGGCGGTCATGCCCGTGCGGCGCGAGCGCCGCATCTCCGGGGCCTTCCCCTCACTGGAGCCGACGGGGCCGGATGTCCTGGGCGCGTCGCCTCCGCCGGCCAGGGACCACGCGGGGCCGGGGCCCGAGTCGCCCCGCATCATGGTGGTGGAGGACGACCCGGAGATTCGGAGCTTCCTCGCCCGGCTGCTGGCCCAGCACTACCGGGTGATGGAGGCCATCAACGGCGACGACGGGCGCCAGCGCGCGCTGCGCGAGCGGCCGGACCTCATCCTGTCGGACGTGATGATGCCCGTCATGTCCGGCCTGCAGATGCTGACCGCCCTGCGCAATGATCCGCAGACGGTGGACATCCCCGTCATCCTCCTCACCGCGCGCCAGGAGGTGACGGCCAAGGTGGAGGGCCTGGGCACCGGGGCCAATGACTACCTGGGCAAGCCCTTCAGCCCGAACGAGCTGCTGGCGCGCATCGAAACCCAGCTGCGCCTGCGCGAGGCGGCGGTGCGCGCCGCGGAGAACGAGCGGCTGGCGGCCATCGGTCTGCTCACGTCCGGCTTCGCCCACGAGGTGCGCAACCCGCTCAACGGGCTGATGAACGCGCTGTTGCCGCTCAAGGACATGCTGACGAGCGGCACCTCCGACGTGGAGCTGAGCAAGGCCATGCTGGAGGTGGTGGAGGAGTGTGGCCAGCGCATCCGCCACCTGGCCGAATCCCTGCTCTCCTTCACGCGGACCAGCGAGTCCCCGGTGGTGCTGTCCCTGGACTCGTCGCTGGACTCCACCCTGAGCGTGCTGGCGTGGAAGGTGCCGTCGGGCGTCAAGGTGGAGCGCGCGTACCACTGCAGTGAGCCCATCCGGGGCAACCCAGGCGCCCTGAACCAGGTGTGGCTCAACCTCCTGGACAACGCCCTGCGCGCGGTGGGCGACAAGGGCCGCGTGCGCATCTCCACGGCCAACACGGCGGAGGAGGCCATCGTCACCATCGATGATGACGGGGTGGGCATCCGCCCGGAGGACATGGAGCGGCTCTTCCAGCCCTTCTTCTCCACCCGCGCGGCGGGCGAGGGGACGGGGTTGGGGTTGGCGCTCAGCCGCCGCATCATCATCCAGCACGGTGGGAACATCGCCCTGAGCAGTGCTCCGGGGGAGGGCACGCAGGTGGAGGTCCGCCTGCCGCTGCGCCCCGTGGCGCCCCGGGTCACGGGAGGCCTGCCCGACCTCGCGTCCGAGCCGCGCGTCGGCCGCCTGGGCTGA
- a CDS encoding methyltransferase domain-containing protein: MTYLMESAQEVHRLQAQASATSYAERLRLTGLRPGDAALDVGCGPGVITSEMLDVVGPHGRVVGIEPQAAHLAAARGLLAGRPNVELRQGALPETHLPADHFDYVWCQYVFEYLGEPGPALAELVRVVRPGGRVVVADIDGVGLWNWPFPEDLQEESQKLLAALRAARFDLHAGRKLFHLFRKAGLVDVRVHISPFYVAAGAVDARLREDWVIRFRTLRPLAEPFFGGAGPYDAFCERFLALLDDADTLKYAMVLTTEGVKR; encoded by the coding sequence ATGACCTACCTGATGGAGTCGGCCCAGGAGGTGCACCGCCTGCAAGCGCAGGCGAGCGCCACCTCCTACGCGGAGCGGCTGAGGCTCACCGGCCTGAGGCCCGGGGACGCCGCACTCGATGTGGGCTGCGGTCCCGGCGTCATCACCTCGGAGATGCTGGACGTGGTGGGGCCGCACGGCCGCGTGGTGGGTATCGAGCCGCAGGCCGCACACCTGGCGGCGGCCCGGGGACTGCTGGCGGGCAGGCCCAACGTGGAGCTGCGTCAGGGCGCGCTGCCGGAGACACATCTGCCCGCCGACCACTTCGACTACGTCTGGTGCCAGTACGTCTTCGAGTACCTGGGAGAGCCGGGCCCCGCGCTGGCGGAGCTGGTGCGCGTGGTCCGCCCCGGTGGGCGCGTGGTGGTGGCGGACATCGACGGGGTGGGGCTGTGGAACTGGCCCTTTCCGGAGGACCTCCAGGAGGAGAGCCAGAAGCTGCTCGCCGCCCTGCGCGCGGCGCGCTTCGACCTGCACGCGGGCCGCAAGCTGTTCCACCTGTTTCGCAAGGCCGGGTTGGTGGACGTGCGCGTGCACATCTCCCCGTTCTACGTGGCGGCGGGCGCGGTGGACGCGCGGCTCCGCGAGGACTGGGTCATCCGCTTCCGGACGCTGCGCCCGCTCGCCGAGCCCTTCTTCGGAGGCGCCGGCCCCTATGACGCTTTCTGTGAACGCTTCCTCGCACTCCTGGACGACGCCGACACCCTCAAATATGCGATGGTGTTGACGACCGAAGGAGTGAAGCGTTGA
- the nadA gene encoding quinolinate synthase NadA, with protein MRAEVDYAKEIQEFKRSMNAVILAHYYQESEVQDLADFVGDSLALAQAAANTKADVIVFCGVHFMAETAKILNPSRQVLLPDLKAGCSLSDRCPPGAFKAFKDKHPNAFVVSYVNSSAAVKAMSDVICTSSNAVKIVNQVPKDRQILFAPDQHLGRYVMKQTGRDMVLWPGSCIVHEIFSEKKLVQLKVEYPEAEVVAHPECEQAVLRHADFIGSTKAILDYAVRSPKQQFIVVTEAGIIHQMKRAAPNKTFIPAPPDNGCACNECPYMRLNTLEKLWRCMKERTPELTMPEDLREGARAPLQRMLDWSQ; from the coding sequence ATGCGCGCCGAAGTCGACTACGCGAAGGAAATCCAGGAGTTCAAGCGTTCCATGAACGCAGTCATCCTGGCGCACTATTACCAGGAGAGCGAAGTCCAGGACCTCGCGGACTTCGTGGGCGACAGCCTCGCGCTGGCGCAAGCCGCGGCGAACACGAAGGCAGACGTCATCGTCTTCTGTGGTGTCCATTTCATGGCGGAGACGGCGAAGATTCTCAATCCGTCCCGGCAGGTGCTGCTGCCGGACCTCAAGGCCGGCTGTTCGCTGTCGGACCGGTGCCCGCCGGGAGCCTTCAAGGCGTTCAAGGACAAACACCCGAACGCCTTCGTGGTGAGCTACGTCAACAGCTCCGCCGCGGTGAAGGCCATGAGCGACGTCATCTGCACGTCGTCCAACGCGGTGAAAATCGTGAACCAGGTGCCGAAGGACCGGCAGATTCTCTTCGCGCCGGACCAGCACCTGGGCCGCTACGTGATGAAACAGACGGGCCGCGACATGGTGCTGTGGCCGGGCAGCTGCATCGTCCACGAAATCTTCAGCGAGAAGAAACTGGTGCAGCTGAAGGTGGAGTACCCGGAGGCGGAAGTGGTGGCCCACCCCGAGTGTGAGCAGGCGGTGCTGCGTCACGCGGACTTCATCGGCTCCACCAAGGCGATTCTGGATTACGCGGTGCGTAGTCCGAAGCAGCAGTTCATCGTGGTGACGGAGGCGGGCATCATCCACCAGATGAAGCGGGCCGCGCCGAACAAGACGTTCATTCCCGCGCCGCCGGACAACGGCTGCGCGTGCAATGAGTGCCCGTACATGCGGCTGAACACGCTGGAGAAACTCTGGCGGTGCATGAAGGAGCGCACGCCCGAACTGACCATGCCCGAAGACCTGCGCGAGGGTGCTCGCGCGCCGCTGCAACGCATGCTGGACTGGTCTCAGTAG
- a CDS encoding class I SAM-dependent methyltransferase, with protein MLFFGPLRCQACGASHPVAEGVADLVVDPAASGPLQRGMEQRWVARSYERYMRPVLQRALTRQPLDGDSEFVLYRSLLGKPEGTVLDVGCGTGLLARRLAHEPDAPPVAALDVSRAMLEEGVAQVREAGVAVDFLRAEAPYLPFHDGVLGAVLMSDALPFVADLPRMMMEVHRVLRPGGRWVASTYASPGAPRALLHRGVGLHPRGEAELRREAAAAGFVRFERVSLPSLLVVKAEKGSAQTPR; from the coding sequence GTGCTCTTCTTCGGCCCGCTGCGCTGCCAGGCGTGCGGCGCCAGCCACCCGGTGGCCGAGGGCGTCGCCGACCTGGTGGTGGACCCCGCCGCGTCCGGCCCGCTGCAACGTGGCATGGAGCAGCGCTGGGTGGCGCGCTCCTATGAGCGCTACATGCGCCCCGTGCTCCAGCGCGCCCTCACCCGCCAGCCGCTGGATGGCGACAGCGAGTTCGTCCTCTACCGCAGCCTCCTGGGCAAACCCGAAGGCACCGTGTTGGACGTGGGCTGCGGCACAGGGCTGCTCGCGCGGCGGCTGGCCCATGAGCCGGACGCGCCGCCCGTGGCCGCGCTCGACGTGTCCCGCGCCATGCTGGAAGAGGGCGTGGCCCAGGTGCGCGAGGCCGGCGTCGCCGTGGACTTCCTGCGCGCCGAAGCCCCCTACCTCCCCTTCCACGACGGTGTGCTGGGCGCGGTGTTGATGAGTGACGCGCTGCCCTTCGTCGCGGACCTGCCCCGGATGATGATGGAGGTCCACCGCGTGCTACGGCCCGGAGGCCGCTGGGTGGCCAGTACCTACGCTTCGCCGGGAGCGCCTCGGGCGCTGCTCCACCGCGGCGTGGGCCTGCATCCACGCGGGGAGGCCGAATTGCGCCGGGAGGCCGCGGCGGCGGGCTTCGTGCGCTTCGAGCGCGTGTCCCTGCCGTCGCTGCTGGTCGTGAAGGCGGAGAAGGGCTCCGCCCAGACGCCTAGATGA
- a CDS encoding metallothionein, translating into MTRIGMWVAGGLMASGLLLAPGAAEACEAHRRPAPEAKAAEATPKAAEPSTSGVERPLEVLDSLMAAKCQCGSKADCTCKKGSCDCSKCKKPKRQVMDALRGQPANLQLDEARYDASAGIFI; encoded by the coding sequence ATGACGCGCATCGGAATGTGGGTGGCCGGAGGGCTGATGGCGAGCGGCCTGCTCCTGGCACCGGGCGCGGCGGAGGCCTGCGAGGCCCACCGGCGTCCGGCCCCGGAAGCGAAGGCCGCGGAGGCCACGCCGAAGGCTGCCGAGCCCTCTACCAGCGGCGTGGAGCGCCCGTTGGAGGTGCTGGACTCGCTCATGGCCGCCAAGTGCCAGTGCGGCAGCAAGGCGGACTGCACGTGCAAGAAGGGCTCGTGCGATTGCAGCAAGTGCAAGAAGCCCAAGCGTCAGGTGATGGACGCGCTGCGCGGCCAGCCCGCGAACCTGCAGCTCGACGAGGCGCGCTACGACGCGTCCGCGGGCATCTTCATCTAG
- a CDS encoding serine/threonine-protein kinase — MSSPQTAIPFGNYLLIKRLAVGGMAELFLSQRPPDPELVVLKRILPYLSEEPEFVQMFLDEARIAAQLHHPNIVQVHELGKEGDNIFIAMEYVEGVDLRRVMAEESKFGATVPYGVAARICAQVAAGLDYAHHSRGVDGRPLELIHRDVSPQNVMIGYDGRVKLVDFGIAKAGAFMERSKPGVIKGKFLYLAPEQVSQERLDHRADIFALGTMLYEITTGRQPFAKPTTEGILYAIRYEDPSPPHLLRDDYPPALSRIVMRCLTKDRALRYQRASEVHDALEAFLASGTLRQSLDVSEYIGRLLGEEEERTILHIPEAKGPGRREATVPLQGARLSQDAEPPRRPSVLESTAPTLSSTTPESDLASVPSAQLTPGLTARPTPRRASRDSVPVSFSGDEPEPATLMARPRDLPALQAEDDDEDSEMSTAVATSPVGYRATAPVVEDLDIGDGESTVPQRSRPRDIPSRPASTPPAPARRSSPHMAPPPARVAEPSRTRRPGPSSPSHVAASRRPPPPEEDAAPSVSITPVPPRRALSLDLELSQSVSLTPATVNQRPQPPRSPPPSRGGRHKEEDDEDFLHADLSQSSLEYTDPRPTLRDDPDDDESTMGYGGDSGEFTADTRAMPPERKRPVALVVACVVGLLALGMGLTWWFWGGAHGASARQPQDLSVGALDPRGTASPVVLPATGQALPASTLTNTPPVAQDDGRPEATAPTESAKPPEPRATASPEANADAPLAATAEVSRVSVRFDAPARTVLRREGGERLPINTLVSLPAGPIRVSYQCPGRRKPKGTKPYLIEPASEGPLVLQIPCKKRRQ, encoded by the coding sequence GTGAGCTCGCCCCAGACGGCCATTCCGTTCGGTAACTACCTGCTGATCAAGCGGCTCGCCGTGGGAGGCATGGCGGAGCTGTTCCTGTCTCAGCGGCCGCCGGACCCCGAACTGGTGGTGCTCAAGCGCATCCTCCCGTACCTCTCGGAGGAGCCCGAGTTCGTCCAGATGTTCCTGGACGAGGCGCGCATCGCCGCGCAGCTCCACCACCCCAACATCGTGCAGGTGCACGAGTTGGGGAAGGAGGGCGACAACATCTTCATCGCCATGGAGTACGTGGAGGGCGTGGACCTGCGGCGCGTCATGGCCGAGGAGTCCAAGTTCGGCGCCACGGTGCCCTATGGCGTGGCCGCGCGCATCTGCGCGCAGGTGGCCGCCGGCCTGGACTACGCGCACCACAGCCGCGGCGTGGATGGGCGCCCGCTGGAGTTGATCCACCGCGACGTCAGCCCTCAGAACGTGATGATCGGCTACGACGGGCGCGTCAAGCTGGTGGACTTCGGCATCGCCAAGGCGGGCGCGTTCATGGAACGCAGCAAGCCGGGCGTCATCAAGGGCAAGTTCCTCTACCTGGCGCCGGAGCAGGTGTCGCAGGAGCGGCTGGACCACCGCGCGGACATCTTCGCGCTGGGCACCATGCTGTACGAAATCACCACCGGCCGGCAGCCCTTCGCCAAGCCGACGACGGAGGGCATCCTCTACGCCATCCGCTACGAGGACCCGTCGCCGCCGCACCTGCTTCGCGACGATTACCCGCCAGCGCTCTCGCGCATCGTCATGCGCTGCCTCACCAAGGACCGCGCCCTGCGCTACCAGCGCGCGTCGGAGGTGCACGACGCGCTGGAGGCCTTCCTCGCCTCCGGTACCCTCCGGCAGAGCCTGGACGTGTCGGAGTACATCGGCCGGCTGCTGGGCGAGGAGGAGGAGCGCACCATCCTCCACATCCCCGAGGCCAAGGGCCCCGGCCGGCGTGAAGCCACCGTGCCACTGCAGGGCGCTCGGCTCTCCCAGGACGCCGAGCCGCCGCGGCGCCCGTCCGTGCTGGAGTCCACCGCCCCCACGCTGTCCTCGACCACGCCCGAGTCCGACCTGGCCTCGGTGCCCAGCGCGCAGCTCACGCCCGGCCTCACCGCTCGGCCCACGCCTCGCCGCGCCTCCAGGGACTCGGTGCCGGTGTCCTTCTCCGGTGACGAGCCGGAGCCCGCCACGCTGATGGCGCGCCCGCGCGACCTGCCTGCCCTCCAGGCGGAGGACGACGACGAGGATTCGGAGATGTCCACCGCCGTCGCCACCTCGCCCGTGGGGTACCGGGCCACGGCGCCGGTGGTGGAGGACCTGGACATCGGCGACGGAGAGTCCACCGTGCCGCAGCGGAGTCGGCCCAGAGACATTCCATCCCGTCCTGCGTCGACACCGCCGGCTCCGGCTCGCCGCTCCTCGCCGCACATGGCGCCTCCTCCCGCGCGCGTGGCGGAGCCGTCCCGCACGCGTCGCCCCGGCCCGTCGTCTCCCTCCCACGTGGCGGCCTCGCGCCGGCCCCCTCCGCCGGAGGAGGACGCGGCTCCTTCCGTGTCCATCACGCCGGTGCCTCCGCGTCGCGCACTCTCGCTGGACCTGGAGCTCTCCCAGTCCGTCTCCCTGACTCCCGCCACGGTGAATCAGCGGCCGCAGCCACCGAGGAGCCCGCCGCCGTCCCGAGGCGGCCGGCACAAGGAGGAGGATGACGAAGACTTCCTCCATGCCGACCTGAGCCAGTCCTCGCTGGAGTACACCGACCCTCGGCCCACGCTCCGGGATGATCCGGACGATGACGAGTCCACCATGGGCTATGGCGGGGACTCGGGCGAGTTCACCGCCGACACGCGGGCCATGCCGCCCGAGCGCAAGCGTCCGGTGGCGCTGGTGGTCGCGTGCGTCGTGGGGCTCCTCGCCCTGGGCATGGGCCTGACGTGGTGGTTCTGGGGCGGCGCGCACGGAGCATCGGCGAGGCAGCCTCAGGACTTGTCGGTCGGCGCGCTGGACCCGCGGGGAACGGCGTCCCCCGTCGTCCTGCCCGCCACGGGACAGGCGCTGCCTGCCTCCACACTCACGAACACGCCCCCCGTGGCGCAAGACGACGGACGCCCGGAAGCGACGGCGCCGACTGAATCGGCGAAGCCTCCGGAGCCGCGAGCAACAGCGTCCCCTGAGGCCAACGCGGACGCGCCGCTCGCGGCCACCGCTGAAGTCTCTCGGGTGAGCGTCCGCTTCGATGCCCCCGCCCGTACGGTGCTGCGGCGCGAGGGGGGCGAGCGCCTCCCCATCAACACCCTGGTTTCGCTGCCCGCGGGCCCCATCCGGGTGAGCTACCAGTGCCCGGGGCGTCGGAAGCCGAAGGGTACAAAGCCCTACCTCATAGAGCCGGCGAGCGAGGGGCCGCTCGTCCTGCAGATTCCATGCAAGAAGCGACGCCAGTGA
- a CDS encoding Ig-like domain-containing protein, producing MSLRALFPYVTLTSLFTACINVPDVVDAQPDAGDINEPDGGPADGKVTLTAINGATHVRDTVTLQISTSVQQPDTVELFVGNELLASLQPPYTYTWDTTSFPETTHTLVARVTKAGRIETSDERRFIVDRTAPTIISKEPTPNDNAVAAGSPIRIRISEPVLGSTLNGTSVRLRLGGVVVDRTVELTENESLLTVTPTEIGPVPHEFELALADSITDLAGNPLEDSTTTWSWRAPAWLSVGPAAGISPSWANSPHLHLAPDTAPLVTWRTATGIHVHRLQEGSWNALGGTLSVRVDDIEVHASAPMVISHNGTPYVSWTEEERGEGTTYVRSWGASEWQSVANAVDGVGKPSIQFGTETTPWLAGIAPGPEQGATSIRVRRQNGAQWADVGSAFRAVTANLGRVSDVSLRFHAAVPYIAWSEFGLDTNNEPINGRVHVWQRAANEWIPLGSALKTHTSDTSASQVDMRLDGNGRPLVVWSETTPEGPTGTAANVYVSRWDGNQWVSLGNGLSATPGNTPADLPSMALAPDDTPLVAWRESDGTTNRVHVRQWSGSEWRTIHGSGSALPDATNVGSLHLQVDADGIPWVACEAMAEDRSPRIFVYRFNR from the coding sequence ATGAGCCTCCGCGCCCTTTTTCCCTACGTCACCCTGACCTCGCTTTTCACGGCCTGCATCAACGTCCCCGATGTCGTGGACGCACAACCCGATGCGGGCGACATCAACGAGCCTGATGGCGGCCCGGCTGACGGCAAGGTCACTCTCACGGCCATCAATGGTGCGACGCACGTTCGAGACACCGTCACGCTTCAGATCAGCACGAGCGTACAGCAACCCGACACGGTCGAACTTTTCGTCGGAAACGAGCTGCTGGCCTCGTTGCAGCCCCCCTATACGTACACCTGGGACACCACCTCGTTTCCCGAGACGACCCACACGCTGGTTGCCCGAGTCACAAAGGCCGGGCGCATCGAGACGAGTGATGAACGGCGGTTCATCGTGGATCGCACCGCGCCCACCATCATCTCCAAGGAGCCTACTCCGAATGACAACGCCGTCGCGGCTGGGAGCCCCATACGCATTCGCATTTCGGAGCCCGTGCTGGGCTCGACACTCAACGGAACATCGGTCCGGCTCCGACTGGGAGGGGTGGTCGTCGACCGCACCGTCGAACTCACGGAGAACGAGTCTCTCCTGACCGTTACCCCCACGGAGATAGGCCCCGTACCGCATGAGTTCGAACTCGCGCTGGCAGACTCGATTACGGATCTGGCCGGCAACCCGCTTGAGGATTCAACAACGACATGGTCATGGCGCGCTCCAGCATGGCTGAGCGTCGGCCCAGCAGCGGGAATCAGCCCTTCCTGGGCGAATTCTCCTCATCTTCATCTGGCCCCGGACACTGCTCCGCTGGTGACGTGGAGGACCGCCACAGGCATTCATGTCCACAGACTCCAGGAGGGTAGTTGGAATGCCCTGGGAGGAACGCTCAGCGTACGCGTCGATGACATCGAAGTGCACGCGTCAGCCCCTATGGTCATCAGCCACAATGGCACGCCCTATGTGAGCTGGACCGAAGAGGAACGAGGCGAAGGCACCACATACGTCCGCTCCTGGGGTGCCAGCGAATGGCAGTCCGTTGCAAATGCCGTGGACGGAGTGGGCAAACCATCTATCCAGTTTGGCACTGAGACCACACCGTGGCTCGCGGGCATCGCCCCCGGTCCGGAACAGGGCGCGACAAGCATCCGCGTCCGACGGCAAAACGGTGCGCAGTGGGCGGACGTCGGCAGCGCGTTTCGGGCCGTCACGGCCAACCTCGGGCGGGTCAGCGACGTGTCCCTGCGATTCCACGCCGCCGTGCCCTACATCGCCTGGTCCGAGTTCGGACTGGACACAAACAACGAGCCCATCAACGGCCGCGTCCATGTGTGGCAGCGGGCCGCAAATGAATGGATCCCGCTGGGCTCCGCCCTCAAGACTCACACGTCGGATACCAGTGCCAGCCAGGTGGACATGAGGCTCGATGGGAACGGACGTCCGCTGGTCGTCTGGTCCGAGACAACCCCGGAAGGCCCCACAGGTACCGCAGCCAACGTCTACGTCTCAAGGTGGGACGGCAATCAGTGGGTTTCCCTAGGAAACGGATTGAGTGCCACCCCTGGAAACACCCCCGCGGACCTTCCGTCCATGGCCCTGGCTCCCGACGACACACCGCTGGTGGCGTGGAGAGAGAGCGATGGCACGACGAACCGCGTCCATGTCCGCCAGTGGTCAGGCTCGGAATGGAGGACCATCCATGGCTCCGGCAGCGCTCTGCCGGACGCCACGAACGTGGGCAGTCTGCACCTCCAGGTGGATGCGGATGGCATCCCCTGGGTCGCGTGTGAGGCCATGGCCGAGGACAGGAGTCCACGAATCTTCGTCTACCGCTTCAACCGCTAG
- a CDS encoding glycerophosphodiester phosphodiesterase, translated as MASSPLPFLRGLRPTLHIAHRGGAAVAPENTLAAFRQAVERYRTDMLELDLHLTRDGELVVAHDVTLERCTDGTGPLAALTLAELQRLDAGFHFTPDEGRTFPFRGQGVRIPSFRELLRTFPNLRLNVELKPDVPGIEDTFAQVLQEEGALERVCMGSELDTVAERLAERLPSACHFYPRDALAAFVIALRGGDTPPEDPRYTVLDMPLYFGEVRLVDTNFLQQCAARGKWVNVWTVDDPKEMHQLLAEGVGGIMTDRPDVLRQIMDDPSKPG; from the coding sequence ATGGCATCCTCTCCCCTCCCCTTCCTCCGCGGCCTGCGGCCCACGCTGCACATCGCCCACCGTGGAGGCGCGGCCGTGGCGCCGGAGAACACACTGGCGGCCTTCCGGCAGGCCGTGGAGCGCTATCGCACGGACATGCTGGAGCTCGACCTCCACCTCACCCGGGACGGGGAGCTCGTCGTTGCCCATGACGTCACGCTGGAGCGCTGCACGGACGGCACGGGCCCGCTGGCTGCGCTCACGCTGGCCGAACTCCAGCGGCTGGACGCGGGCTTTCACTTCACGCCCGATGAAGGCCGCACCTTCCCGTTCCGGGGCCAGGGCGTGCGCATCCCCAGCTTCCGCGAACTGCTGCGCACCTTCCCCAACCTGCGCCTCAACGTGGAGCTCAAGCCGGATGTCCCCGGCATCGAGGACACCTTCGCCCAGGTGCTTCAAGAGGAAGGCGCCCTGGAGCGGGTGTGCATGGGCAGCGAACTGGACACCGTGGCCGAGCGGCTGGCGGAGCGCCTCCCTTCCGCCTGCCACTTCTATCCCCGCGATGCGCTCGCGGCCTTCGTCATCGCCCTGCGTGGCGGGGACACGCCGCCGGAGGACCCGCGCTACACCGTGCTCGACATGCCGCTCTATTTCGGTGAGGTCCGGCTGGTGGACACGAACTTCCTCCAGCAGTGCGCGGCCCGGGGCAAGTGGGTCAACGTCTGGACGGTGGATGACCCGAAGGAGATGCACCAGCTCCTGGCGGAAGGCGTCGGCGGCATCATGACCGACCGGCCGGACGTCCTGAGGCAGATCATGGACGACCCCTCGAAGCCGGGATAA